One genomic segment of Arthrobacter sp. zg-Y1110 includes these proteins:
- a CDS encoding catalase: MSNFTTTQTGTPVASDAHSLSTGADGAIALHDRYLVEKLAQFNRERIPERIVHAKGGGAFGEFVVTEDVSMYTRAAVFQPGTVTETVQRFSSVAGEMGSPDTWRDVRGFALRFYSTEGNYDIVGNNTPVFFIRDGIKFPDFIHSQKRLPGSGLRDADMQWDFWTNSPESAHQVTYLMGDRGLPTSWREMPGFGSHTYQWINAAGERFWVKYHFTSNQGNHEITGAEAEKIAGADADYYRRDLYEAIEAGNFPSWDLHVQVMPYEDAKTYRFNPFDLTKVWPHADYPLIKVGTHTLNRNPENFFAQIEQVALSPANLVPGIDASPDKMLMARIFSYPDAQRYRIGANYNQLPVNAPKAPVNNYSQDGAMRFSYNSPQTPVYAPNTLGGPAADAALAGSGSWENDGALVRAAATLHSEDSDFVQAGTLYREVYDDAAKQRFLETITGAISGVKRPHIREAAIQYWTNVDATLGEKLRLSLAQGETTANEKAEFVGVAE, from the coding sequence ATGTCCAACTTCACCACCACGCAGACCGGCACCCCGGTAGCGAGCGACGCACACTCGCTGAGCACCGGCGCCGACGGCGCCATCGCCCTTCACGACCGCTACCTGGTCGAGAAGCTGGCACAGTTCAACCGGGAGCGTATTCCGGAGCGCATCGTGCACGCCAAGGGCGGCGGCGCATTCGGTGAGTTCGTTGTCACCGAGGATGTCTCCATGTACACGCGTGCCGCTGTCTTCCAGCCGGGCACCGTCACCGAAACCGTCCAGCGGTTCTCCTCAGTTGCCGGCGAAATGGGTTCGCCCGACACCTGGCGCGACGTGCGCGGCTTCGCCCTGCGTTTCTACAGCACCGAGGGCAACTACGACATCGTCGGCAACAACACTCCGGTGTTCTTCATCCGCGACGGCATCAAGTTCCCGGACTTCATCCACTCGCAGAAGCGCCTTCCGGGTTCCGGCCTGCGCGACGCCGACATGCAGTGGGACTTCTGGACCAACTCCCCCGAGTCCGCCCACCAGGTCACCTACCTCATGGGCGACCGCGGGCTTCCGACGTCGTGGCGTGAAATGCCCGGCTTCGGTTCGCACACCTACCAGTGGATCAATGCCGCCGGCGAGCGCTTCTGGGTGAAGTACCACTTCACGTCCAACCAGGGCAACCATGAAATCACCGGTGCCGAGGCCGAGAAGATTGCCGGCGCCGACGCCGACTACTACCGCCGCGACCTGTACGAGGCCATCGAGGCCGGCAACTTCCCGTCCTGGGACCTGCACGTGCAGGTTATGCCGTACGAAGATGCCAAGACGTACCGGTTCAACCCGTTCGACCTGACCAAGGTCTGGCCGCACGCGGACTACCCGCTGATCAAGGTGGGTACCCACACCCTGAACCGCAACCCGGAAAACTTCTTCGCGCAGATCGAACAGGTTGCCCTGTCCCCCGCGAACCTGGTTCCCGGCATCGACGCCAGCCCGGACAAGATGCTGATGGCCCGCATCTTCTCCTACCCGGACGCCCAGCGTTACCGCATCGGCGCCAACTACAACCAGCTGCCGGTCAACGCACCCAAGGCCCCGGTTAACAACTACTCGCAGGACGGCGCCATGCGCTTCTCCTACAACTCCCCGCAGACTCCGGTCTACGCACCGAACACGCTGGGCGGCCCCGCGGCCGATGCAGCGCTGGCCGGTTCGGGCAGCTGGGAGAACGACGGCGCCCTGGTGCGTGCCGCCGCAACCCTGCATTCCGAGGACAGCGACTTCGTCCAGGCCGGTACCCTGTACCGCGAGGTTTACGACGACGCCGCCAAGCAGCGTTTCCTGGAAACCATCACCGGTGCCATCTCCGGCGTGAAGCGTCCGCATATCCGCGAAGCTGCGATCCAGTACTGGACCAACGTTGACGCGACCCTGGGCGAGAAGCTGCGCCTTTCCCTGGCACAGGGCGAAACCACGGCCAACGAAAAGGCCGAGTTCGTGGGCGTTGCTGAGTAA
- the crtI gene encoding phytoene desaturase family protein: MRPRTAVVIGGGITGLATAALLSREGLEVTVLEKQPETGGRAGSWETGGFRFDTGPSWYLMPEVFDHFFRLLGTTAAEQLELVRLDPGYRVLFEDTAEPVDVAATRDGNIALFESLEPGAGARLEEYLESAEEVYAMAKKRFLYTTFASFLPLLRPDVLRSGPRLARLLLEPLSTFVGRRFTDPRIRQILGYPAVFLGSSPFTTPSMYHLMSRLDLADGVLYPLGGFHRIVSVISDLARAEGSRVITGAEVTRIRTSAPANAKSGRARFPRRKPRAVGVEYRDAGGSLVSLDADLVVSAADLHHTETTLVPRELQTYPEAYWEHRVPGPGGLLLHLGVEGKLPQLEHHTLLFTRDWEANFEKIFGQDTSVPDPASLYVCRPSATDPDAAPEGHENLFVLVPVPSDPSLGAGGIDGAGDPRIEKMADAVIEQLSSWAGIPDLAERIIIRRTVGPQDFVADLNSWRGTLLGPAHILKQSAFFRGTNASRKVEGLLYAGGSTLPGIGLPMCLISAELVLKRLRGETGTEALPEPAPWGARVSSSQLPDGQHPAPQPSAEAGA, encoded by the coding sequence ATGCGTCCGCGCACCGCCGTCGTGATCGGCGGCGGGATTACCGGTCTGGCCACCGCGGCACTGCTGTCGCGGGAAGGCCTGGAGGTCACGGTGCTGGAGAAGCAGCCGGAGACCGGGGGACGGGCGGGGAGCTGGGAGACCGGAGGGTTCCGCTTTGACACGGGGCCGTCCTGGTACCTCATGCCCGAGGTCTTCGACCACTTCTTTCGGCTGCTGGGCACCACCGCTGCCGAGCAGTTGGAGCTGGTCCGGCTGGATCCGGGGTACCGGGTGCTCTTCGAGGACACCGCGGAACCGGTGGACGTGGCTGCCACCCGGGACGGCAACATTGCGTTGTTCGAGTCGCTGGAACCCGGTGCCGGAGCCCGGCTCGAGGAATATCTCGAGTCCGCCGAAGAGGTCTACGCGATGGCCAAGAAGCGGTTCCTGTATACAACGTTTGCCTCGTTCCTGCCGCTGCTGCGCCCCGATGTCCTGCGCAGCGGCCCCCGGCTTGCCAGGCTGCTGCTGGAACCGCTGAGCACCTTCGTTGGCCGGCGTTTCACGGATCCGCGGATCCGGCAGATCCTGGGCTACCCCGCCGTTTTCCTGGGCTCCTCGCCGTTCACCACACCCAGCATGTACCACCTGATGAGCCGGCTGGACCTGGCTGACGGGGTGCTTTATCCCCTGGGCGGCTTCCACCGGATAGTCTCGGTCATTTCCGACCTGGCGCGTGCAGAGGGCAGCCGGGTCATCACCGGTGCCGAGGTCACCCGGATCAGGACTTCCGCTCCGGCCAACGCCAAGAGCGGCCGGGCCCGCTTCCCCCGCCGCAAGCCCCGTGCCGTGGGCGTGGAGTACCGGGATGCCGGCGGCTCACTGGTGTCGCTGGACGCGGACCTGGTGGTTTCAGCAGCGGATCTGCACCACACCGAGACCACCCTCGTGCCCCGGGAGCTGCAGACCTATCCGGAGGCATACTGGGAGCACCGGGTCCCCGGCCCCGGCGGGCTGCTGCTGCATCTCGGTGTGGAGGGGAAACTGCCGCAGCTGGAACACCACACCCTGCTGTTCACCCGGGACTGGGAAGCCAACTTCGAGAAGATCTTCGGTCAGGACACCTCGGTGCCGGATCCGGCCTCCCTGTACGTCTGCCGACCGAGCGCGACGGACCCCGACGCGGCGCCGGAAGGACATGAAAACCTGTTTGTGCTGGTGCCGGTACCTTCGGATCCGTCGCTCGGAGCCGGAGGGATCGACGGCGCAGGGGATCCCCGGATCGAGAAGATGGCCGACGCGGTCATCGAGCAGCTCTCATCCTGGGCCGGTATTCCCGACCTGGCCGAACGCATCATCATCCGCCGCACCGTGGGCCCGCAGGACTTCGTTGCCGACCTCAATTCGTGGCGCGGAACCCTGCTGGGACCGGCGCACATCCTGAAGCAAAGCGCGTTCTTCCGCGGAACAAATGCCAGCCGGAAAGTGGAGGGGCTGCTTTACGCCGGCGGGTCCACCCTGCCGGGCATCGGACTGCCCATGTGCCTGATCAGCGCGGAACTCGTGCTCAAGCGGCTGCGCGGGGAAACGGGCACCGAGGCGCTGCCGGAGCCCGCGCCGTGGGGTGCACGGGTGTCATCAAGCCAGCTTCCTGACGGACAGCACCCGGCCCCGCAGCCGTCGGCAGAGGCGGGAGCGTAA
- a CDS encoding glycosyltransferase family A protein: MPSELPAVAVVIPCRNDAALLEACLESLAGQSLQPREIVVVDNNSSDASAEVARRFGARVVFEPALGIPAAAGAGYDAAAQGLDADAIIARCDADCVLPPDWIARIAEAFAADPQLEVLSGPGVFYGMPRLPALLLSRVYLGSYYLAMGSALAHWPFFGSNLALRAGTWQAVSGEVHRSDAQMHDDVCLSFHLGQGRRCRRDPHLTVGMAPRAVQSRANVALRFRRAFHTLAGHWPQEYPWVRWGRRFAGSKTAAPAH, from the coding sequence ATGCCTTCTGAGCTTCCGGCTGTTGCCGTGGTCATCCCGTGCCGCAATGATGCCGCCCTCCTGGAAGCGTGCCTGGAGTCGCTGGCCGGGCAGAGCCTGCAGCCCCGGGAAATAGTGGTGGTGGACAACAACAGCAGCGATGCCAGCGCAGAGGTTGCCCGGCGGTTCGGCGCCCGAGTGGTTTTCGAACCGGCTCTCGGAATCCCAGCCGCTGCCGGTGCCGGGTACGACGCCGCTGCTCAGGGCCTCGACGCGGACGCCATTATTGCGAGATGTGACGCAGATTGCGTCCTGCCCCCGGATTGGATTGCGCGCATAGCTGAAGCCTTCGCCGCCGATCCGCAGTTGGAAGTGCTTAGCGGTCCCGGTGTTTTCTACGGGATGCCCCGCCTCCCGGCGCTGCTGCTCTCCCGGGTGTATCTGGGGTCCTATTACCTGGCCATGGGGTCAGCTTTGGCCCACTGGCCGTTTTTCGGCTCGAATCTGGCCCTGCGCGCCGGGACCTGGCAAGCGGTCAGCGGCGAGGTGCATAGGAGCGATGCGCAGATGCACGACGACGTCTGCCTCAGCTTCCATCTTGGCCAAGGCCGTCGCTGCCGCCGGGATCCGCACCTGACCGTAGGGATGGCGCCGCGGGCGGTGCAAAGCCGGGCAAACGTGGCCCTGCGCTTCCGGCGGGCCTTCCACACCCTGGCCGGGCACTGGCCCCAGGAATACCCCTGGGTCCGCTGGGGCCGGAGGTTCGCGGGCAGCAAAACCGCAGCACCGGCACACTGA
- a CDS encoding Fur family transcriptional regulator has translation MNGNAAAEETTARWSDELRAHGRRVTKQRLAVLRTVDTAPHSVADDVAAGVRRELPDISLQSVYVILADLTETGLLRKIETPDSPARYETRVNDNHHHAICTECGRIEDVDCAVGHAPCLTPGNTHGMTIQIADVLYRGICTDCAAAAS, from the coding sequence ATGAACGGAAACGCAGCTGCAGAGGAAACCACCGCCAGGTGGTCCGATGAGCTGCGCGCCCACGGCCGTCGGGTGACCAAGCAGCGCCTCGCCGTGCTCCGTACCGTCGACACCGCACCGCACTCGGTAGCGGACGACGTCGCGGCCGGCGTCCGCCGGGAACTTCCGGACATTTCCCTGCAGTCCGTCTATGTGATCCTGGCCGACCTCACCGAAACAGGCCTGCTGCGGAAAATCGAAACCCCCGATTCTCCGGCCCGGTACGAGACCCGCGTGAATGACAACCACCACCACGCCATCTGCACCGAATGCGGACGGATCGAGGACGTGGACTGCGCCGTCGGCCACGCTCCCTGCCTCACCCCCGGAAACACACACGGTATGACCATCCAGATTGCGGATGTGCTCTACCGCGGGATCTGCACCGACTGCGCCGCCGCAGCCTCGTAG
- a CDS encoding alpha/beta fold hydrolase, which translates to MPAAEARTGFQRVTVGDTQVDIRTYRRFDDAGTPDWHETRSEVVLVHGIGASERYYRPLIWELARTSIVHTLELPGFGSTPKPRRQLQMEDFGRIAAEALDTAGIRGAQWVGHSMGCQVVVEMALAAPDAASSVVLLGPTINDAERSAPLQALRLMQDCLVEPPAVNFILVTDYLRAGPRWYLSTLPVMIHHRLEERIREVKPPVLLVRGGKDPVVRADWLARLALARPGAVTAEIPGQPHVMMYTRPKETAELMRTAAAVQ; encoded by the coding sequence GTGCCTGCAGCAGAAGCTCGAACGGGATTCCAGCGCGTGACGGTAGGGGACACGCAGGTGGACATCCGCACCTACCGCCGCTTTGACGACGCCGGGACACCCGACTGGCACGAGACCCGCAGCGAGGTGGTCCTGGTGCACGGGATCGGCGCCTCGGAGCGGTACTACCGCCCGCTGATCTGGGAACTGGCGCGCACATCCATCGTCCATACGCTCGAGCTGCCCGGCTTCGGATCCACCCCGAAGCCGCGCAGGCAACTGCAGATGGAAGACTTCGGGCGCATCGCCGCCGAGGCGCTCGATACCGCCGGCATCCGGGGTGCCCAGTGGGTGGGCCATTCCATGGGCTGCCAGGTGGTGGTGGAAATGGCGCTCGCCGCCCCGGATGCGGCGTCCTCGGTGGTCCTGCTGGGGCCGACCATTAACGACGCCGAGCGCTCCGCCCCGCTGCAGGCCCTGCGGCTGATGCAGGACTGCCTGGTGGAACCCCCGGCCGTCAACTTCATTCTGGTCACCGACTACCTGCGTGCCGGGCCGCGCTGGTATCTCTCCACGCTGCCCGTGATGATCCACCACCGCCTCGAGGAGCGGATCCGCGAGGTAAAGCCTCCGGTCCTGCTGGTGCGCGGCGGGAAGGATCCAGTCGTGCGGGCCGACTGGCTGGCCCGGCTGGCCCTTGCCCGGCCGGGTGCCGTGACGGCGGAAATCCCCGGCCAG
- a CDS encoding squalene/phytoene synthase family protein, with translation MVAEQGLPLYNAVARRTSAVLIRSYSTSFGLASRLLPARTRLQIETIYALVRLADEIVDGVAAAALVPRTEIGELLDELEADTERALRTGYSVNLVVHAFALTARETGIGTDLTRPFFASMRADLDRVEHTEASFNEYVYGSAEVIGLMCLRCFLDGVPLPDDQAKRLHEGAQRLGAAFQKVNFLRDLAQDFETLGRSYFPGITVAAFSETDKHRILAGIEADLLVSGAAVAELPANCRAAVALAQDLFGELARRLRNTPAEQLRTTRVRVPNPVKVRIATRAVLTRRVAGPVGLRHRGANQAVPGNERQL, from the coding sequence GTGGTAGCTGAGCAGGGCCTGCCCCTCTATAACGCCGTCGCGCGCCGGACTTCGGCCGTGCTGATCCGGTCCTACTCGACGTCCTTCGGGCTGGCCTCCCGGCTGTTGCCGGCCCGGACGCGACTGCAGATTGAAACCATCTACGCGCTGGTCCGGCTGGCGGACGAGATTGTCGACGGCGTGGCGGCGGCCGCGCTGGTGCCCCGCACGGAGATCGGCGAGCTGCTCGATGAGCTGGAGGCGGACACGGAACGTGCCCTGCGCACCGGCTACAGCGTCAATCTGGTGGTCCATGCGTTCGCGCTGACGGCGAGGGAAACCGGCATCGGAACGGACCTCACCCGCCCGTTCTTCGCGTCGATGCGCGCGGACCTGGACCGGGTGGAACACACCGAGGCCAGCTTCAACGAGTACGTTTACGGCTCCGCCGAAGTGATCGGGCTGATGTGCCTGCGGTGTTTCCTCGACGGAGTTCCGCTGCCCGATGACCAGGCCAAGCGGCTGCACGAGGGCGCCCAACGGCTGGGGGCAGCGTTCCAGAAGGTCAACTTCCTGCGGGATCTTGCCCAGGACTTCGAGACCCTGGGACGCAGCTATTTCCCCGGCATCACCGTGGCAGCGTTCAGTGAAACGGACAAGCACCGGATCCTGGCCGGCATCGAGGCTGACCTGCTGGTTTCGGGCGCCGCGGTGGCGGAGCTGCCGGCAAACTGCAGGGCCGCCGTCGCGCTGGCCCAGGACCTGTTCGGTGAATTGGCCCGCAGGCTCCGGAACACACCCGCCGAACAGCTGCGTACCACCCGGGTGCGGGTCCCGAACCCCGTGAAAGTCCGCATCGCAACGCGTGCGGTTCTGACCCGCCGGGTTGCCGGTCCTGTCGGGCTCCGGCACCGCGGCGCAAACCAAGCTGTCCCGGGAAACGAAAGGCAACTATGA
- a CDS encoding TerC family protein: protein MTVSPLVWGVTIAVILALLAFDYFFHIRKAHIPTLKEAAIWSSIYVGLAVVFGGVVWALGGTQMGTEYFAGYITEKALSVDNLFVFLIIMASFRVPREDQQKVLLFGIVFSLIARTAFILLGAALINSFSWVFYLFGLILLITAGNLLKPESTEGDDEANNFIIRLARKIFHTSETYDGDKLFTMENGKRVLTPMLLVMVAIGGTDILFALDSIPAIFGLTQNVFIVFTATAFSLMGLRQLYFLIDGLLDRLIYLSYGLATILAFIGVKLVLHALHENTLPFINGGEHVPVIEITTGLSLSVIVGVLLVTVVASLVSPAGKAMTAVNNARRHADSYLDLSYTADPAERERVYKALCDEEQDILKMDVKYRNKVKDIEEIRETVARAHSEHERYLSR from the coding sequence ATGACTGTTTCCCCCTTGGTCTGGGGAGTGACCATTGCGGTCATCCTGGCCCTTCTGGCCTTTGATTACTTCTTCCACATCCGCAAGGCCCACATCCCTACGCTGAAGGAAGCGGCCATTTGGTCCTCCATTTACGTAGGCCTGGCCGTGGTTTTCGGCGGTGTCGTTTGGGCCCTTGGCGGAACCCAGATGGGCACCGAGTACTTCGCCGGATACATCACCGAGAAAGCGCTTTCGGTGGACAACCTGTTTGTCTTCCTGATCATCATGGCGAGTTTCCGGGTTCCGCGTGAAGACCAGCAGAAGGTCCTCCTCTTCGGCATCGTCTTCTCCCTGATCGCCCGTACCGCGTTCATCCTTCTCGGTGCCGCGCTGATCAACTCCTTCTCCTGGGTCTTCTACCTCTTCGGCCTGATCCTGCTGATCACGGCGGGCAACCTGCTCAAGCCTGAAAGCACCGAGGGCGACGACGAAGCCAACAACTTCATCATTCGGCTCGCCCGCAAAATCTTCCACACGTCGGAGACGTACGACGGCGACAAGCTCTTCACCATGGAGAACGGCAAGCGCGTCCTCACCCCGATGCTGCTGGTCATGGTGGCCATCGGCGGTACCGACATCCTCTTCGCGCTCGACTCAATCCCGGCGATCTTCGGCCTGACGCAGAACGTCTTCATTGTCTTCACGGCCACGGCGTTCTCCCTGATGGGCCTGCGCCAGCTCTACTTCCTCATTGATGGACTGCTCGACCGCCTGATCTACCTCAGCTACGGCCTGGCAACCATCCTGGCCTTCATCGGCGTCAAGCTTGTCCTGCACGCCCTGCACGAGAACACCCTGCCCTTCATCAACGGCGGCGAGCACGTTCCGGTTATCGAGATCACCACCGGCCTCTCGCTCTCCGTCATTGTGGGCGTCCTGCTGGTGACCGTTGTTGCGTCCCTGGTCAGCCCGGCAGGCAAGGCCATGACCGCCGTGAACAACGCGCGGCGCCATGCGGATTCCTACCTGGACCTGTCCTACACCGCAGATCCCGCCGAGCGGGAGCGGGTCTACAAGGCCCTGTGCGATGAAGAGCAGGACATCCTGAAGATGGACGTCAAGTACCGCAACAAGGTCAAGGACATCGAAGAGATCCGCGAAACCGTAGCCCGCGCCCACAGCGAGCACGAGCGGTACCTCTCCCGCTAG
- the idi gene encoding isopentenyl-diphosphate Delta-isomerase, protein MTDGSERVVLVDNDGRPVGTRDKAAVHTTDTPLHLAFSTHVFNTRGSLLVTRRAMSKLTWPGVWTNSFCGHPGPGEATEDAVNRRARRELGLEVRDLTLRLPDFRYRAVDASGIVEHEICPVYTAVADADPVPAADEVMDWEWADPAQLVPAVRLTPWAFSPWLVLQLPLLYP, encoded by the coding sequence ATGACAGACGGCTCAGAACGCGTGGTTCTGGTAGACAATGACGGCCGTCCCGTGGGCACCCGGGACAAGGCCGCCGTGCACACCACTGACACGCCGCTGCACCTGGCGTTCTCCACCCACGTCTTCAATACCCGCGGCTCGTTGCTGGTCACCCGCCGGGCGATGTCCAAGCTGACCTGGCCGGGAGTCTGGACAAATTCCTTCTGCGGCCATCCCGGACCCGGAGAAGCGACGGAGGACGCGGTGAACCGGCGCGCCCGGCGCGAGCTGGGGCTCGAAGTGCGGGACCTGACGCTGCGGCTGCCGGATTTCCGCTACCGTGCCGTGGATGCCTCCGGGATTGTCGAGCATGAGATCTGCCCCGTTTATACGGCCGTGGCCGACGCCGATCCGGTCCCGGCAGCGGACGAGGTCATGGACTGGGAGTGGGCGGATCCGGCGCAGCTTGTTCCGGCGGTTCGGCTGACGCCTTGGGCATTCAGTCCCTGGCTGGTGCTGCAGCTTCCGCTGCTCTACCCCTAG
- a CDS encoding lycopene cyclase domain-containing protein: MGVLYLLFLLLSLGCMVLLDHRFRLFFFAHARRAAAVLAIGVLFFTGWDLAGIGSDIFYRGETPFMLGLTLAPHLPVEEIFFLAFLCYLTMVLFGLVRLVADRAGERAAERNTDRTGRHPARRPSERTRP; this comes from the coding sequence ATGGGCGTCCTGTACCTGCTTTTCCTGCTGCTGTCCCTGGGCTGCATGGTGCTGCTCGACCACCGGTTCCGGCTGTTCTTCTTCGCCCACGCACGGCGGGCAGCCGCAGTGCTGGCCATCGGAGTGCTGTTCTTCACCGGCTGGGACCTGGCCGGCATCGGCTCCGACATTTTCTACCGCGGCGAGACCCCGTTTATGCTCGGCCTGACCTTGGCACCGCACCTGCCCGTGGAAGAGATCTTTTTCCTGGCCTTCCTTTGCTACCTGACCATGGTGCTCTTCGGCCTGGTGCGTCTGGTCGCGGATCGGGCCGGCGAACGGGCCGCCGAACGAAACACCGACCGGACCGGCAGGCACCCGGCCCGCAGGCCGAGCGAGAGGACCCGGCCGTGA
- a CDS encoding polyprenyl synthetase family protein — MQTHPPLDLSIGQDLVETVLNRFFERAKARAAKLGPGYLSLWQALENSTAGGKRVRPRILLTAYLNLGGTDTAAAASVGAAFELLHTALIVHDDVIDLDFTRRGHENVSGVYRELAAAAGVETAAARHRGLSAGVIAGDLALTGAFRMLDSAEVDTGLRSRMAEILDEAVFASAGGELIDVDLSFHPDAPPIAEILHMERLKTAVYSFEAPLQAGAVLAGAPDDVVTTLGLYGRDIGIAYQVVDDLLGVFGTESATGKSSFSDLREGKRTVLVSYVAQKPEWEELSGLIGNPELTARDAARARELLVSSGARDHAQQLVREYADRARQHLDCPAVTPGLRAALSTVVDDAVNRGR, encoded by the coding sequence ATGCAGACGCACCCCCCGCTCGACTTGTCTATCGGCCAGGATCTGGTCGAGACCGTTCTGAACCGGTTCTTCGAGCGGGCCAAAGCCCGCGCCGCGAAACTGGGTCCCGGCTACCTCTCGCTGTGGCAGGCACTGGAAAACTCGACTGCCGGAGGTAAGCGGGTGCGCCCGCGCATCCTCTTGACGGCTTACCTGAATCTCGGCGGCACCGACACGGCGGCCGCTGCCAGTGTAGGCGCCGCATTCGAACTGCTGCATACGGCCCTGATTGTGCACGACGACGTGATCGATCTGGATTTCACCCGCCGCGGCCACGAAAACGTTTCCGGCGTCTATCGGGAGCTGGCCGCCGCCGCAGGCGTTGAAACAGCCGCAGCCCGGCACCGCGGGCTCTCCGCCGGGGTCATTGCAGGGGACCTGGCCCTGACCGGCGCATTCCGCATGCTGGACAGCGCCGAGGTGGACACAGGCCTCCGGTCACGGATGGCCGAGATCCTGGACGAGGCCGTCTTCGCATCCGCGGGCGGAGAGCTGATCGACGTCGACCTTTCCTTCCACCCTGATGCCCCGCCCATCGCCGAAATCCTGCACATGGAGCGGCTCAAGACCGCCGTCTATTCCTTCGAAGCGCCGCTGCAGGCCGGGGCGGTGCTTGCCGGGGCACCGGACGACGTCGTAACCACCCTCGGTCTCTACGGTCGGGACATCGGGATTGCCTACCAGGTTGTGGATGACCTGCTGGGGGTTTTCGGCACGGAGAGCGCCACGGGCAAGTCCAGTTTTTCGGACCTGCGCGAGGGAAAGCGGACGGTGCTGGTCTCCTATGTTGCTCAGAAGCCGGAGTGGGAAGAACTCTCGGGCCTGATCGGCAACCCAGAGCTGACCGCCCGTGATGCCGCCCGCGCCCGGGAACTGTTGGTTTCCTCCGGTGCCCGGGACCATGCGCAGCAGCTGGTGCGCGAATATGCAGACCGGGCCCGCCAACACCTGGACTGCCCTGCGGTCACCCCAGGGCTGCGCGCAGCACTGTCGACAGTGGTTGACGACGCCGTGAACCGGGGGCGGTAG
- a CDS encoding prenyltransferase translates to MLLVSSRPLSWVNTAYPFAAAYLLTTGQIDLTWVIGTLYFLVPYNLAMYGINDVFDYESDLHNPRKGGVEGAVLDRGFHRITLWAAVITNVPFLVALILLGSPLSWLVLAVSVFAVIAYSAPGLRFKERPFLDSMTSSTHFVSPAVYGLVLAGAVFTPELWAVLGAFFLWGMASQAFGAVQDVVPDREGGIGSIATVLGARPVVVLAAAAYLAAGLLMLLTPWPAMLGGLLALPYILNLVPFLRITDAGSGAANAGWRRFLKLNFLTGFLVTLLIIWYWPTR, encoded by the coding sequence ATGCTGCTGGTGTCTTCGCGGCCGCTCTCTTGGGTGAACACCGCGTATCCGTTCGCCGCCGCCTATCTGCTCACCACCGGGCAGATCGACCTGACCTGGGTCATCGGTACGCTGTACTTCCTGGTTCCCTACAACCTGGCGATGTACGGCATCAATGACGTTTTCGACTACGAGTCGGACCTGCATAATCCGCGCAAGGGGGGAGTGGAAGGCGCCGTCCTGGACCGCGGTTTCCACCGCATCACGTTGTGGGCAGCGGTCATCACCAATGTGCCGTTCCTCGTGGCCTTGATCCTGCTGGGAAGCCCGCTGTCCTGGCTGGTGCTGGCAGTCAGCGTCTTCGCAGTCATTGCGTACAGCGCACCCGGACTGCGGTTCAAGGAACGTCCCTTCCTGGATTCCATGACCTCGAGCACCCACTTCGTCAGCCCTGCAGTGTACGGACTGGTCCTGGCCGGCGCGGTCTTCACCCCGGAGCTCTGGGCAGTCCTGGGGGCGTTCTTCCTCTGGGGCATGGCCAGCCAGGCCTTCGGTGCCGTGCAGGACGTGGTGCCGGACCGGGAAGGGGGCATCGGGTCCATTGCCACGGTGCTGGGGGCGCGGCCGGTGGTGGTGCTTGCCGCCGCTGCCTATCTGGCGGCCGGCCTGCTGATGCTGCTGACTCCCTGGCCGGCGATGCTGGGCGGGTTGCTGGCCCTGCCCTACATCCTTAACCTGGTTCCGTTCCTGCGGATCACCGACGCCGGGTCCGGTGCTGCGAATGCCGGCTGGAGACGGTTCCTGAAGCTGAACTTCCTCACCGGTTTCCTGGTGACGCTGCTGATTATCTGGTACTGGCCTACCCGGTAG
- a CDS encoding lycopene cyclase domain-containing protein, translating into MTYWTLNAFFLVPAALIFTTALLGRNRPRHFAAAAAVTGVVLLALTAVFDNLMIRVGLFWYNEDRISGAFAGAAPLEDFAYPLAAVLLLPALWMLLPGRAPAPGDAKPNTKETP; encoded by the coding sequence GTGACCTACTGGACCCTCAATGCCTTCTTCCTCGTGCCGGCGGCTCTGATCTTTACAACCGCCCTGCTGGGCCGGAACCGCCCGCGGCACTTCGCAGCCGCAGCTGCCGTCACCGGCGTCGTCCTGTTGGCACTGACCGCCGTCTTCGACAACCTCATGATCCGCGTGGGCCTCTTTTGGTACAACGAGGACCGCATTTCCGGAGCCTTTGCCGGTGCTGCGCCGCTGGAGGATTTCGCGTACCCGCTGGCGGCCGTCCTGCTGCTGCCGGCGCTCTGGATGCTGCTGCCCGGACGTGCCCCCGCGCCGGGAGACGCCAAGCCGAACACTAAGGAAACACCGTGA